A portion of the Bacillus sp. es.034 genome contains these proteins:
- a CDS encoding cell wall-binding repeat-containing protein: MIKKVGITLLLFILVFNLIQMDQAKANTSVDRIFGDSRYDTAGMISLRGWNQAETVVIASGETFPDALAGGPLAYQLNAPILLTYKHRLSAETRDFIKILEAKQVYILGGVGAIDLYVEKQLRDLGLKITRIGGDDRFQTAAKIADYLPSDQAIVANGRNFPDALAVAPYAAKNGIPIVLTESTDLPESTKEITDEKKDTIIVGGEGVISSHVASDLPSSTRYGGADRYETAKNIIEGLPLGKETAYVATGGNFADALAGSVRAAKDNAPILLVKKDDIPPSIDNLVNSYPSFTIFGGKNAVSYHVEEQLIGSTEEFQFQGVHINATEAFLRSVLGPPDRIDESRFNFDWYVYNKDPETYIQFGVFHGIVVAVYSNSDSWKSESGLKLGMGQPEVRNLMDQIGAEYDQGSDYVYDEKLIRLYYDQNDGDTLAGIFMIRQDFTMTNPNFNKEKVRISMEKQLLDQANALRARHFLEPLEEDSRAREVARAHSKDMAVRNFFSHENPDGQTPFKRMEQAGISYSSAGENIAAGQFNAIAVHDAWVNSAGHRKNILSPIYKRLGVGTYYGGDYGVYYTEDFYTP; encoded by the coding sequence CACACTTTTGTTATTCATTCTTGTATTCAATCTGATTCAGATGGACCAGGCAAAAGCAAATACGAGTGTAGATCGAATATTTGGCGATAGCAGATATGATACAGCCGGCATGATTTCTCTAAGGGGATGGAATCAAGCGGAAACCGTTGTAATCGCGAGCGGGGAAACATTCCCGGACGCACTGGCAGGGGGACCCCTTGCTTATCAATTGAATGCCCCCATCTTACTGACCTATAAGCATCGGTTGTCCGCGGAAACGAGAGACTTCATCAAGATACTGGAAGCAAAGCAGGTTTACATATTAGGCGGTGTCGGAGCGATTGACCTCTATGTTGAAAAGCAGCTAAGAGACCTAGGCTTGAAGATTACCAGAATCGGAGGAGATGATCGGTTTCAGACTGCTGCGAAAATAGCAGACTACCTCCCTTCTGATCAAGCCATCGTGGCAAACGGCCGGAACTTCCCGGATGCACTGGCCGTGGCACCGTATGCCGCGAAGAATGGCATCCCGATTGTTTTAACGGAATCTACAGATTTACCTGAAAGTACTAAAGAAATAACAGATGAGAAAAAAGATACGATCATTGTAGGAGGAGAAGGCGTGATTTCTTCACATGTCGCATCGGACCTTCCTTCTTCCACCCGCTATGGCGGTGCCGATCGTTATGAGACGGCAAAGAATATCATTGAAGGCTTGCCACTCGGAAAGGAAACGGCCTACGTCGCGACTGGCGGGAATTTCGCCGATGCCCTGGCAGGGTCTGTTCGGGCGGCTAAAGACAACGCCCCGATTCTACTAGTGAAGAAGGATGATATCCCTCCTTCCATTGATAATCTAGTAAACTCCTATCCATCGTTTACAATCTTTGGCGGGAAAAATGCAGTATCTTATCATGTGGAAGAACAATTAATCGGAAGTACAGAAGAATTTCAGTTCCAGGGAGTTCATATTAATGCGACAGAGGCATTTTTACGTTCCGTTTTAGGACCGCCTGACCGAATCGATGAGAGCCGGTTCAACTTTGATTGGTACGTGTATAACAAAGATCCAGAGACGTATATTCAATTTGGTGTATTTCATGGGATCGTGGTAGCGGTGTACTCAAATTCCGACAGCTGGAAGTCGGAGTCAGGGCTTAAGCTTGGCATGGGTCAACCGGAAGTCCGCAACCTGATGGATCAAATCGGGGCTGAGTATGACCAGGGAAGCGACTACGTCTATGATGAGAAGCTCATCCGTTTGTATTATGACCAGAACGACGGTGATACATTAGCGGGGATTTTCATGATAAGGCAGGACTTCACGATGACAAACCCTAATTTCAATAAGGAAAAAGTCAGAATCAGTATGGAGAAGCAACTGCTCGATCAAGCCAATGCATTGCGTGCACGCCATTTCCTCGAGCCCCTCGAGGAAGATTCAAGGGCCAGGGAAGTGGCGAGGGCCCATAGTAAAGACATGGCCGTCCGAAACTTCTTCAGTCATGAGAATCCCGATGGCCAAACACCTTTTAAAAGAATGGAACAGGCGGGTATCTCCTACTCATCAGCAGGGGAAAACATCGCAGCGGGGCAGTTTAATGCCATAGCCGTCCATGACGCATGGGTGAATTCTGCCGGCCACCGCAAAAACATCCTGAGCCCAATCTATAAAAGGCTAGGCGTGGGAACATATTATGGAGGAGATTACGGGGTTTACTATACCGAGGACTTCTACACACCATAA
- a CDS encoding peptidoglycan endopeptidase — translation MKKTLTTVAATAVLSSSFVSYAAASTHKVESGDSLWTIAREYDTTVSNLKSWNKLNSELIYPNQLLKVAAKGDSVSVPAPPKKTESKSPSNTKTYTVKSGDTLGQIAITHSVSVAELSSWNGIKGYLIYPGQVLKVSKGSASSQAQTPAPKPSKSQPQGQTTYTVKSGDTLGKIALDYSVSVSDLSSWNGVKGHLIYPGQVLKVSKGNGQSAKPEPAAPAPSKPDTGSAQQTYTVRSGDTLSHISMKYGVSVSELKSWNGLKSDFLQVGQVLTLKAGKKQPAAAPPKQETPPSTASFSTAKLLSEATSHMGTPYVWGGSSAGGFDCSGFIYYVFKEAGAKDVKRLSSEGYYSRSYYVNTPQPGDLVFFENTYKKGISHLGIYVGNNEFIHAGDNGVEVSSLSNSYWKSKFDGFKRFYEL, via the coding sequence GTGAAAAAGACTCTTACCACTGTAGCAGCCACGGCTGTTCTATCATCTTCCTTTGTTAGTTATGCGGCTGCGAGCACCCATAAGGTGGAATCAGGAGATTCCTTATGGACGATCGCCCGTGAGTATGACACGACGGTTTCGAATCTGAAAAGCTGGAATAAGCTGAATTCCGAACTCATTTACCCCAACCAGCTTCTGAAGGTTGCTGCCAAGGGTGATTCTGTCAGTGTTCCTGCTCCTCCTAAAAAGACGGAGAGTAAAAGCCCCTCGAATACCAAAACGTATACGGTGAAGTCAGGGGATACTCTGGGACAGATCGCTATTACTCATTCCGTATCGGTTGCGGAGCTATCCTCCTGGAATGGCATTAAAGGGTATTTGATTTATCCGGGACAGGTCTTAAAGGTTTCAAAGGGCTCTGCTTCTTCCCAAGCACAGACACCCGCACCTAAGCCCTCAAAGAGTCAACCCCAAGGGCAAACCACTTATACAGTCAAATCCGGTGATACTCTCGGAAAGATCGCTCTTGATTATTCTGTATCCGTCAGTGATTTATCTTCCTGGAACGGGGTGAAGGGACATTTAATCTACCCTGGACAAGTATTGAAGGTGTCAAAAGGGAATGGCCAATCTGCAAAACCGGAACCGGCTGCTCCAGCACCTTCCAAACCGGACACAGGATCGGCTCAACAAACCTATACGGTTCGTTCAGGCGATACTTTATCCCATATCAGCATGAAATATGGTGTCTCTGTCTCTGAGTTGAAAAGCTGGAATGGGCTGAAGAGCGATTTCTTACAGGTCGGACAGGTGCTTACCTTGAAGGCAGGCAAGAAACAACCGGCTGCTGCCCCGCCAAAGCAGGAAACGCCTCCATCCACCGCTTCTTTTAGTACTGCTAAACTATTAAGTGAAGCAACGTCTCACATGGGAACCCCTTATGTGTGGGGAGGGTCTTCGGCAGGCGGCTTTGATTGCAGTGGTTTTATCTACTACGTTTTCAAGGAAGCCGGAGCGAAGGATGTTAAGCGTCTTTCCAGTGAAGGGTATTATAGCCGCTCCTATTATGTGAATACTCCTCAACCGGGAGATTTGGTATTTTTCGAAAATACATATAAAAAAGGTATTTCTCATTTAGGTATTTATGTAGGGAATAATGAGTTCATTCATGCTGGGGATAATGGCGTGGAAGTATCCAGCCTCAGTAACTCCTACTGGAAATCCAAGTTTGATGGTTTTAAGAGATTTTATGAATTATAA
- a CDS encoding glycosyltransferase family 4 protein produces MKKILIISQNFYPEIGSAGNRMKNIFLLLKERGYDVDILTTEPTYPTKKIFENEEFWDDPMIHEYESSIKRIKISNRKYTRGILNRLLFYLEMYFKFIMEVLFSRRKYQVVLATSPAIFVAMVGVIAKWRFRAKLILDVRDLWPESLKGVGVFNYKLILSFFNKVEKQIYKSSDEIIINSLGFKEHIVNVREINPSKLSFMPNSARVDEIRPNAPSDERFKVIYAGNIGLAQDGDLLTKLAKELAEKKIDFTIIGYGLNRQEVYEEIKKEKLSNVRFISPKTRKECLKIMSQHHIGIVTLNEKSVFETVLPGKVIDYMTCGVPIVASVSGYSKQVIEDEHVGFVVEDRDSGKLVGLIEFLQQNKKVRHKMSQNGNKYVQKNFNWDANIDTLAKIIDKSIYSENYKRDKVENI; encoded by the coding sequence ATGAAGAAGATCTTAATCATTTCTCAAAATTTTTATCCGGAAATAGGCAGTGCCGGCAACAGGATGAAAAATATCTTCCTGCTGTTAAAAGAGCGCGGCTATGATGTGGATATTCTGACAACTGAACCTACTTACCCTACAAAAAAAATCTTCGAAAACGAAGAGTTTTGGGATGATCCCATGATTCATGAATATGAATCTTCTATTAAAAGGATCAAAATCAGCAATAGAAAATATACCAGAGGCATTTTGAATCGCTTGTTATTTTATTTGGAAATGTACTTTAAATTCATTATGGAAGTGCTGTTCAGTCGCAGGAAATATCAGGTGGTACTGGCTACCTCACCGGCCATTTTCGTTGCGATGGTTGGAGTCATTGCCAAGTGGAGGTTCAGGGCCAAATTAATATTGGACGTTCGTGATCTTTGGCCGGAATCATTGAAAGGTGTAGGGGTATTCAACTACAAACTCATACTTTCTTTCTTTAATAAGGTGGAAAAGCAGATTTACAAATCCTCTGATGAAATCATCATTAACAGCCTTGGTTTTAAAGAGCACATTGTGAATGTCCGTGAAATTAACCCTTCCAAACTATCCTTTATGCCTAACTCAGCCAGAGTAGATGAAATAAGGCCAAATGCGCCAAGTGATGAACGATTCAAGGTTATTTACGCCGGGAATATTGGATTGGCTCAAGACGGTGACTTGCTAACTAAATTAGCCAAAGAATTAGCGGAGAAAAAGATAGACTTCACGATTATTGGTTACGGGTTAAATAGGCAGGAAGTATACGAGGAAATAAAAAAAGAGAAATTATCAAATGTTCGTTTCATTTCTCCTAAAACCCGGAAGGAATGTTTAAAGATCATGTCGCAGCACCATATAGGGATTGTGACTCTGAATGAGAAATCCGTTTTCGAGACGGTTCTACCAGGAAAAGTGATAGATTATATGACGTGCGGGGTACCAATCGTTGCGTCGGTTTCAGGATATTCTAAACAGGTGATCGAGGATGAGCATGTAGGCTTTGTTGTAGAGGATAGAGACAGTGGGAAACTTGTGGGTCTTATAGAGTTTCTTCAGCAAAATAAGAAAGTCAGACATAAGATGTCTCAGAATGGAAATAAATACGTGCAGAAAAATTTCAACTGGGATGCTAACATAGACACATTGGCAAAAATAATAGATAAATCTATTTATTCTGAAAACTATAAGAGAGATAAGGTTGAAAACATATGA
- a CDS encoding glycosyltransferase, giving the protein MKKNVCMYVWNHFTNDARVMRECTALSENGYNVDLICIDDPKDKSISRYEEMNPHFHVYRVRRYPLLLELLQKVYRISLKHKMIGLLLLLAWLSSAFLAPLVVLPVSAILFLFWRTKLSVVWVRGSIILRMIARGWQKKYDIYHSNDLNTLPQGYICAKWRINNKKLVYDSHEVQTSRTGYDSGAYAKMEGFLINKIDTMIVENHTRAKYNEELYGFYPGVVYNYPFKQKESLLDQEKVDLHQMLGLPKDEKILLYQGGIQTGRGLENLVKAVPLFKEGTLVFIGDGRIKPTLVKMVEDMKLQDRVKFIPKVPLKELPKYTRNAYLGFQVLNNVCFNHYSASSNKLFEYMMSGVPVVACSFPEIKKVVEENRIGICVDSHDYEDISKAVNYLLKEVEVRNEMSQNSKSASKTYNWDLEKDKFYNIYNQLLIS; this is encoded by the coding sequence ATGAAAAAGAACGTATGCATGTATGTGTGGAATCATTTTACGAATGACGCCAGAGTGATGAGAGAGTGTACTGCACTTTCTGAAAATGGTTATAACGTAGATCTAATATGCATTGACGACCCAAAAGATAAGAGTATTAGCCGCTATGAAGAAATGAATCCTCATTTCCATGTGTATCGGGTAAGGAGGTATCCACTATTATTAGAGCTTTTACAAAAAGTTTACAGAATAAGCTTGAAGCATAAAATGATTGGATTACTATTATTATTAGCCTGGTTATCTTCAGCGTTCCTGGCACCATTAGTGGTTTTACCAGTAAGTGCAATCTTATTTCTATTTTGGCGAACCAAGTTAAGTGTTGTCTGGGTCCGAGGAAGCATCATTCTGAGAATGATCGCAAGAGGATGGCAAAAAAAGTACGACATTTACCACTCTAATGATCTTAATACCCTTCCTCAAGGATATATATGCGCGAAATGGCGAATTAACAATAAAAAATTAGTATATGATTCCCATGAAGTCCAGACCAGCCGAACGGGCTATGACAGCGGCGCCTATGCAAAAATGGAAGGTTTTCTGATTAATAAGATCGACACGATGATTGTGGAGAACCATACAAGGGCTAAATATAATGAAGAGTTATATGGGTTTTATCCTGGCGTGGTTTACAACTATCCCTTTAAGCAGAAAGAAAGCTTACTGGATCAGGAGAAAGTCGACCTCCATCAGATGTTAGGGTTACCCAAAGATGAAAAAATCCTGCTATATCAGGGTGGAATTCAAACAGGCAGAGGATTGGAGAACCTGGTTAAAGCAGTTCCTTTATTCAAGGAAGGCACCCTCGTTTTTATTGGGGATGGGAGAATTAAGCCTACGCTAGTAAAAATGGTTGAAGACATGAAGCTTCAGGATCGGGTGAAGTTTATTCCTAAAGTTCCTTTGAAAGAGTTACCTAAGTATACTAGAAATGCATATTTAGGCTTTCAAGTTTTAAATAATGTATGCTTTAACCACTATTCTGCGTCATCTAATAAATTGTTTGAATATATGATGAGTGGAGTACCAGTGGTTGCATGCAGCTTTCCGGAAATAAAAAAAGTAGTCGAAGAAAATCGTATTGGCATTTGCGTAGATTCACATGATTATGAAGATATTTCTAAAGCTGTAAATTACCTTTTAAAAGAGGTTGAAGTTCGAAATGAAATGAGTCAGAATAGTAAAAGTGCAAGCAAGACGTATAACTGGGATTTAGAAAAAGATAAATTCTATAACATATACAATCAATTACTTATTAGTTAA
- a CDS encoding nucleotide sugar dehydrogenase has protein sequence MKLCTVGLGYIGLPTSIMFAKHDVEVVGVDVSQRVIDSLNSGMIHIEEPGLQEALNEVIEKQTFRASLLPEKADTFIVAVPTPNLEDQYKSCDLTYVLSAVSNIIPYLEKGNVVIVESTIGPRSMDDSVKPLIEEAGFKVGEDIFLVHCPERVLPGQILHELIHNNRIVGGITPACTEAGAKVYSTFVQGEIIKTNAKTAEMSKLMENTFRDVNIALANELTKVCNELDINALDVIDMANKHPRVNLHTPGPGVGGHCLAVDPYFIVAKAPEQAQIINLARNVNVSMPTYVVDNVNKLMEQVNGKILTVFGLTYKGNVDDVRESPAMEIKEMLEFQGEYEVRSFDPHVEADFVINDMEEAVNGSDLVLVLTDHNEFKALDSQQLKGMRTKRIFDTKNVVKNTSDDIEYINFGSLYEAIKAPVLV, from the coding sequence ATGAAACTTTGTACTGTAGGGCTAGGTTATATTGGATTACCAACTTCCATTATGTTCGCTAAACATGATGTAGAAGTAGTTGGAGTAGATGTAAGTCAAAGAGTGATAGATTCATTGAATTCCGGAATGATTCACATTGAAGAACCAGGTTTACAAGAAGCCCTAAATGAAGTAATAGAAAAACAGACATTCCGTGCTTCTTTACTTCCGGAGAAAGCTGATACTTTCATAGTTGCAGTTCCAACTCCTAATCTTGAAGACCAGTACAAATCATGTGATTTAACATATGTGTTAAGTGCTGTCAGCAATATCATTCCTTATTTAGAAAAAGGAAATGTCGTGATCGTTGAATCTACAATTGGCCCAAGAAGCATGGATGACTCAGTAAAACCTTTAATCGAGGAAGCTGGATTTAAAGTAGGGGAAGATATCTTCCTGGTTCACTGTCCAGAGCGAGTATTACCTGGTCAGATCCTACACGAATTAATCCATAATAACCGAATTGTTGGAGGAATCACTCCAGCTTGTACAGAAGCAGGGGCCAAAGTATACAGTACATTCGTTCAAGGTGAGATTATTAAAACTAATGCTAAAACCGCTGAAATGTCTAAATTGATGGAAAATACATTCCGTGATGTAAATATTGCCTTGGCAAATGAATTGACAAAGGTTTGTAACGAATTAGACATTAATGCTTTAGATGTTATAGATATGGCTAATAAACACCCTCGTGTTAATCTGCACACTCCTGGACCAGGGGTAGGCGGTCATTGTTTAGCTGTTGACCCATACTTTATCGTAGCGAAAGCACCAGAACAAGCTCAAATCATTAATTTAGCGAGAAATGTCAATGTGTCGATGCCGACATACGTTGTTGACAATGTGAACAAGCTTATGGAACAAGTTAATGGTAAGATCCTTACTGTCTTTGGTCTTACTTACAAAGGTAATGTTGATGACGTTCGCGAAAGTCCTGCAATGGAGATTAAGGAAATGTTAGAATTCCAAGGTGAATATGAAGTTCGTTCATTTGATCCTCACGTAGAAGCAGATTTCGTAATAAATGATATGGAAGAAGCCGTTAATGGATCTGATCTAGTGCTCGTATTAACAGATCATAATGAATTCAAGGCTCTAGATTCTCAACAATTAAAAGGTATGAGAACAAAGAGGATTTTTGACACGAAAAATGTGGTGAAAAATACAAGTGATGATATTGAATACATCAACTTTGGTAGCTTATACGAAGCTATTAAAGCTCCTGTATTAGTATAA
- a CDS encoding accessory Sec system protein Asp2, with amino-acid sequence MFKFTEQVYNSNLPIKYVFEEGNTNKDHLLVVFSGFHNETNSYRYNYIKTLRNFDCNKLFILDNYGPRGSYYLGNEMNYEVETSVQSLISYMARKLNIIPSNIISAGTSKGGSAALYYGMKYNYGHVITGAPQTKIADYVRKFAKETADYILGIEPTAYEVSYINNLVFKQIDKDYLPQISLLTSKNDIQYKHHIVPLVNTFHDKEKTIDLTIDNTIMSHNEIAVSFPAFLLNKLVGIIHGLKIDNVYVKSEFNFLKINADIEKDDTRNLETSLVITGSEGSYYETPFKDELDIKMSDLKNIGSGKPEVVSIDLHITKGHEVISKYPLEKIIAGGGVVFKGTKFKINNGEIQFEIDIEDSQDLQFAYYIRKDNKVIDRIKYNSSKKFNYLINDTGKYQIHYFISANGEKLSNRTEEIEVDRVNTTLVGV; translated from the coding sequence ATGTTTAAATTTACAGAACAGGTTTATAATAGCAATCTTCCTATAAAATATGTATTTGAAGAAGGTAATACGAACAAAGATCATTTGCTGGTTGTTTTTTCAGGATTTCATAATGAAACGAACTCATACCGCTACAATTATATTAAGACATTAAGAAATTTTGACTGTAACAAATTATTCATTTTAGATAACTATGGACCAAGAGGAAGTTACTATTTAGGAAATGAAATGAACTATGAGGTAGAAACTTCTGTTCAATCTTTGATTTCATATATGGCAAGAAAGTTGAATATTATTCCTTCTAATATCATTTCAGCAGGTACTTCAAAAGGTGGAAGTGCTGCTCTTTATTATGGAATGAAATATAACTATGGTCATGTTATTACGGGGGCACCTCAAACAAAAATTGCAGATTATGTTCGAAAGTTCGCTAAAGAAACAGCTGACTATATCTTGGGAATTGAACCTACTGCTTATGAGGTTTCATATATAAATAACTTAGTGTTTAAGCAAATCGATAAAGATTATCTGCCACAGATATCATTATTAACTAGCAAAAATGATATCCAGTATAAACATCACATTGTTCCCCTGGTAAATACGTTTCACGATAAAGAGAAGACCATAGATTTAACAATTGACAATACAATTATGAGTCACAATGAAATTGCCGTTTCATTTCCTGCATTTCTACTAAATAAGTTAGTCGGTATCATTCACGGCTTGAAAATAGATAACGTTTATGTGAAGAGTGAGTTTAATTTCTTAAAAATAAATGCTGATATTGAAAAAGATGATACCAGAAACCTGGAAACATCCTTAGTGATTACTGGTTCAGAAGGAAGCTACTATGAAACGCCATTTAAAGATGAACTTGATATAAAAATGAGTGACTTGAAGAATATTGGTTCAGGTAAACCGGAAGTGGTTTCTATAGACTTACACATAACCAAAGGCCATGAAGTCATAAGTAAGTATCCTTTAGAAAAAATCATCGCTGGTGGAGGCGTAGTATTCAAAGGAACTAAATTCAAAATTAATAATGGTGAAATTCAATTCGAGATAGACATTGAAGATAGTCAAGATCTTCAATTTGCTTATTATATTAGGAAAGATAACAAGGTAATTGACCGCATCAAATATAATTCATCAAAGAAATTCAACTATCTTATTAATGATACTGGTAAATATCAAATCCATTATTTCATTTCAGCCAATGGGGAAAAACTCAGCAACAGAACGGAAGAGATTGAGGTTGATAGAGTAAATACTACGTTAGTAGGAGTGTAA
- a CDS encoding glycosyltransferase, with the protein MDQLSIQKRLQSIKKLKTKLQKEIDREKEQIETIIRNDKTVIHSSAKTNNDIPELTQQEIDSYLEKRNKLADLHFLENALSSINQIPDSNGSKFYKKKTVKIGIIADEFLYQSFKGIAEFVYITQKNYKEYAGKLDVFFIATTWRGLNKEWRGLGNPQSKRRDELTEIINLYKENDTKVVFFSKEDPVNYDLFVGIAKHCDYIFTTAREKVEDYKKDCNNENVDVLSFGINPLYHNPIGMRKFKKRNEVFFAGSWYQKYPHRQEDTKMIFNGIEKSNKGLKIIDRNYSLNHPNYFFPEEYLESVSPEVPHEHLQKLHKLYDWSLNFNSVKYSETMFANRIYELQAIGNIIISNYSLAINNKFPNVFIVNSENEVKDILHGFTEEEIYKHQMYGLRQVMNKDTTFDRISFVLDKLQIKEKPLNRSVAVVVSEITDQVEKSFNAQTYENKSLVLEKDLTVQMLGEYDMVAFFSSENVYYEYYLDDMVNGFKFTDSDYITKDAYLNGNELVPGVEHDYVDKMPDKYRTVFWSSSFSVDDLVSFEGEVVLPNGYSIDRFEFNKNEVKQTVQTENYKLSVIVPIYNNGKYLLNKCFNSLRRSSVFHDMEIILVDDGSSDRETLINIKRLERDYPNVKSFSYTDGGSGSASRPRNKGIDLASAPYVTYLDPDNEAINDGYAKLLEIITSDKKLDMVVGNIIKIDNTKSIKFNYYNTVLKYNKDGIIKDAKEFLKKVNLRAQSIQALVVKKNIIADNKLTMVERAGGQDTLFFHELLIHARKTKVIDLDIHIYYAAVEGSVTNTITKRFFNKFHILEKERLPFLLENGLMDVYMDKRFDFYFTNWYMKRLVNIQEDQLEESMHTLHEIYSLYKDYIKNESELLKRFDQLYRNKKYKEIVDEVKLKLK; encoded by the coding sequence ATGGATCAACTAAGTATTCAAAAACGATTGCAATCAATTAAAAAACTGAAGACAAAACTTCAAAAAGAAATAGATAGAGAAAAAGAACAAATTGAAACCATCATTAGAAATGATAAAACAGTTATACATTCCAGTGCCAAAACCAATAATGATATTCCGGAGTTAACCCAACAAGAGATTGATAGCTATCTGGAAAAAAGAAATAAATTAGCGGATCTTCATTTCTTGGAAAATGCGTTATCCTCGATAAATCAAATTCCGGATAGTAATGGTTCAAAGTTCTATAAGAAAAAAACTGTGAAGATAGGAATCATTGCGGACGAATTCTTATACCAATCCTTCAAGGGGATAGCAGAATTTGTTTATATAACCCAAAAGAATTACAAGGAGTATGCTGGGAAACTTGACGTATTCTTTATTGCTACTACCTGGCGTGGATTAAACAAAGAGTGGAGAGGGTTAGGGAACCCTCAGTCTAAACGCAGGGACGAGTTAACTGAAATTATTAATCTCTATAAAGAAAACGACACTAAAGTAGTGTTCTTTTCCAAAGAAGATCCGGTAAACTATGATCTTTTTGTCGGTATTGCCAAGCATTGTGATTATATTTTCACAACTGCAAGGGAAAAAGTGGAGGACTATAAAAAGGATTGTAATAACGAAAATGTAGATGTCTTATCCTTTGGAATTAATCCACTCTATCATAACCCTATCGGTATGAGGAAATTCAAGAAACGGAATGAAGTATTTTTCGCAGGATCCTGGTATCAAAAGTACCCTCATCGTCAAGAAGATACAAAGATGATATTTAATGGAATTGAGAAATCCAATAAGGGTTTAAAAATAATAGACAGAAATTATTCTTTAAACCATCCAAATTATTTTTTTCCTGAAGAATATCTTGAAAGCGTATCTCCAGAGGTCCCGCATGAACATTTGCAAAAGTTACACAAATTATATGATTGGTCCCTGAATTTCAACTCTGTAAAGTACAGCGAAACGATGTTTGCCAATAGAATATATGAACTTCAAGCAATAGGAAACATTATTATTTCCAATTATAGTTTAGCTATTAATAATAAGTTTCCAAATGTATTCATTGTGAATAGTGAAAACGAAGTCAAAGACATCCTGCATGGGTTTACAGAAGAAGAAATCTATAAACATCAAATGTATGGCCTAAGACAGGTAATGAATAAAGATACTACGTTTGACAGAATCAGTTTTGTCTTAGATAAGCTTCAAATTAAAGAGAAACCTTTAAACAGAAGTGTTGCAGTAGTGGTATCAGAGATCACTGATCAAGTGGAGAAATCATTTAATGCGCAAACGTATGAAAATAAGTCGTTGGTTCTGGAAAAGGACCTTACAGTTCAAATGCTTGGTGAATATGATATGGTAGCGTTCTTCTCCAGTGAGAATGTTTACTATGAATATTATTTGGATGATATGGTAAATGGCTTTAAGTTTACTGATTCAGATTATATAACGAAAGACGCGTACTTAAATGGTAATGAATTAGTACCAGGTGTTGAACATGATTATGTGGATAAAATGCCTGATAAGTATCGAACAGTATTCTGGTCCAGCTCTTTCTCAGTTGATGATTTGGTAAGCTTTGAAGGAGAAGTAGTGCTCCCAAATGGTTACAGTATAGATCGTTTTGAGTTTAACAAGAATGAAGTGAAACAAACGGTTCAAACTGAAAACTATAAGCTTTCTGTCATTGTACCAATTTATAACAATGGTAAGTATTTATTGAATAAATGTTTCAATAGTTTAAGAAGAAGCAGTGTGTTCCATGATATGGAGATCATTCTTGTAGATGATGGATCATCAGATAGAGAAACGTTAATCAATATAAAAAGACTAGAGCGTGATTACCCTAATGTAAAAAGTTTCTCTTATACGGATGGTGGCAGTGGAAGTGCATCCAGACCTAGAAATAAAGGAATAGACCTTGCTTCTGCTCCGTATGTTACCTATCTTGATCCAGACAACGAAGCGATTAACGACGGGTATGCAAAGTTATTAGAAATTATTACTTCTGATAAGAAGCTGGATATGGTAGTAGGGAATATTATCAAGATAGACAATACCAAGTCTATTAAATTTAATTACTATAATACGGTCTTAAAATACAACAAAGATGGCATTATTAAAGACGCGAAGGAGTTCTTGAAAAAAGTAAATTTAAGAGCCCAAAGCATTCAAGCATTAGTCGTTAAGAAAAACATCATTGCAGATAATAAGCTTACAATGGTAGAGCGGGCTGGTGGTCAAGACACACTATTTTTCCACGAGCTATTAATCCATGCGCGTAAAACCAAAGTAATAGATCTTGATATTCATATTTACTATGCAGCGGTAGAGGGTTCTGTAACCAATACAATCACGAAAAGATTCTTTAATAAATTCCATATATTAGAAAAAGAACGATTGCCTTTCCTTCTTGAAAATGGCCTGATGGATGTTTATATGGATAAACGTTTTGATTTCTATTTCACGAATTGGTATATGAAACGCTTAGTGAATATCCAAGAAGATCAATTAGAGGAGTCAATGCATACACTCCATGAGATCTACTCACTTTACAAAGACTATATTAAGAATGAAAGTGAGCTTCTTAAACGATTTGATCAACTATATAGAAACAAAAAGTATAAGGAAATAGTAGATGAAGTGAAACTGAAACTTAAGTAA